In Marinobacter antarcticus, one genomic interval encodes:
- a CDS encoding isochorismatase family protein produces the protein MQLESNVLRRGNRYGLILVDMCVGFTNPALSPLASNADSVVAANQQLLAFFRERNWPVFFTTVAYSDESQATVFREKLPALNMLQVGSGLEEIDARLAPQEDEPVLVKHWASGFFATDLHEKLQATGVDGTVVTGLTTSGCVRATALDSLQYNYRTLVPREAVGDRDAAAHEANLRDLGIKYVDVLSLEETLQFLA, from the coding sequence ATGCAACTGGAATCCAACGTGTTGAGGCGCGGTAATCGCTACGGCTTGATCTTGGTGGACATGTGCGTCGGGTTTACGAACCCGGCGCTCAGCCCGCTGGCGTCGAATGCTGACAGTGTGGTGGCGGCCAATCAGCAGCTGCTCGCGTTTTTTCGGGAACGTAACTGGCCGGTGTTTTTCACCACAGTTGCTTACTCCGACGAATCGCAAGCCACGGTGTTCCGGGAAAAACTGCCGGCGCTGAATATGCTCCAGGTTGGCTCCGGCCTAGAAGAAATCGATGCAAGGCTTGCGCCTCAGGAGGATGAACCGGTGCTGGTAAAGCATTGGGCGAGCGGCTTTTTTGCAACAGATCTGCATGAGAAGCTTCAGGCAACCGGAGTGGACGGCACGGTAGTGACCGGGCTTACAACCAGCGGTTGCGTTCGCGCAACCGCTCTGGACAGTCTGCAATACAACTATCGTACGTTAGTTCCGCGCGAGGCCGTGGGTGATCGTGATGCCGCAGCGCATGAAGCTAATCTGCGAGACTTGGGAATCAAATATGTCGATGTACTTTCCCTCGAAGAAACTCTTCAGTTCCTGGCTTAA